From one Patescibacteria group bacterium genomic stretch:
- the lon gene encoding endopeptidase La, which translates to MALKPEERGEQEMLAGQERRRLPIIALRDTVVFPRVSLPIIVRRARSLKALAEATRRGRLLVVAAQKDSEAEDAGPKDIYAVGTLVKVREAAAQPDGSQRLMVDGIARVRIGPFTDNAAYLEAEVSLLPGPSGKKTEQVEALMYSLLSQVRQAVSLGANVPFDTLLVIMNVSDPWMLGDLIAANLDLRVGEKQAVLEADSIENKLNLTARALTRQLKMLQIASKIQTDAGQELDKMQREVFLREQLKTIEHELEDLGHRPESEDLKERIEKAGLPPVVLEKALKEYERLRALPSFSPELSYLRTYLEWLCDLPWHRRDEAEVDIAAAARILDEDHYGLAKVKERILEYLAVQKLVGKIRGPILCFAGPPGTGKTSVGKSIARALGRKFQRLSLGGVRDEAEIRGHRRTYVGALPGRIIQGINTAKTRNPVFMLDEIDKIGADFRGDPSAALLEALDPEQNNAFSDHYLEVPFDLSETFFITTANILDTVPPALRDRLEVIEFPGYTEEEKLRIAKDHLVPKTLKDNGLAARDCRFADAALRRMISGYTREAGVRALERAIAAVCRKIARGLAERGRAAANKKGRIIEAAELAKLLGPEKFSPTATDGTAGRPGIVTGLAWTEAGGDVLQIEAVRVPGQGKLTLTGHLGQVMQESAQTAFSFARSAATSLGAKAGFDKEADVHIHVPAGAVPKDGPSAGAAMATALVSMLTGAPVRSGLAMTGEVTLHGRVLEIGGVKEKVLAAHRYGIRTVILPAANKKDLVDVPAAVRKEIRFVFAADMSEVLKAALERPAVAPARRPSQAEVRRSRRNSRRQ; encoded by the coding sequence GGAAGAGCGCGGCGAACAGGAAATGCTCGCGGGCCAGGAGCGCCGGCGGCTGCCGATCATCGCGCTCAGGGATACGGTCGTTTTTCCGCGGGTCTCTTTGCCGATCATCGTCCGCCGCGCGCGTTCGCTCAAGGCCTTGGCCGAGGCGACTCGCCGCGGCCGCTTGCTCGTGGTCGCGGCGCAGAAGGACTCCGAGGCTGAGGACGCCGGTCCGAAGGATATCTACGCCGTCGGCACGCTCGTGAAAGTGCGCGAGGCGGCGGCGCAGCCCGACGGCAGCCAGCGGCTCATGGTCGACGGCATCGCGCGCGTCAGGATCGGTCCGTTCACCGACAACGCGGCGTATCTCGAGGCTGAGGTCAGCCTGCTGCCGGGGCCGTCGGGCAAGAAGACCGAACAGGTCGAGGCTCTGATGTACAGCCTGCTTTCCCAGGTGCGCCAGGCCGTGAGTCTGGGCGCGAACGTGCCTTTCGACACGCTGCTCGTGATCATGAACGTCTCCGATCCCTGGATGCTCGGCGATCTCATCGCCGCCAATCTGGATCTTCGCGTCGGAGAAAAACAGGCCGTGCTCGAAGCTGACAGCATCGAAAATAAGCTCAATCTGACGGCTCGCGCGCTCACGCGGCAGCTCAAGATGCTGCAGATCGCGTCCAAGATCCAGACCGACGCCGGCCAGGAACTCGACAAGATGCAGCGCGAGGTTTTTTTGCGCGAGCAGCTGAAGACCATTGAGCACGAACTCGAGGATCTGGGACACCGGCCGGAATCCGAGGATCTGAAAGAGCGGATCGAGAAAGCCGGGCTGCCGCCGGTGGTGCTCGAAAAGGCGTTGAAAGAATATGAACGCTTGCGCGCGCTGCCGTCGTTCAGTCCAGAGTTGTCGTATCTGCGCACCTATCTGGAGTGGCTCTGCGACCTGCCCTGGCACCGGCGCGACGAGGCCGAGGTCGACATCGCCGCGGCCGCGCGCATCCTCGACGAGGATCATTACGGCCTCGCCAAGGTCAAGGAGCGCATCCTCGAATATCTGGCCGTGCAGAAACTGGTCGGCAAGATCCGTGGGCCGATCCTGTGTTTCGCCGGGCCGCCCGGCACCGGCAAGACCTCGGTCGGCAAGTCGATCGCCCGCGCGCTCGGCCGCAAGTTCCAGCGCCTGAGCCTCGGCGGCGTCCGCGACGAAGCGGAGATCCGCGGCCATCGCCGCACCTACGTCGGCGCGCTGCCCGGCCGCATCATCCAGGGCATCAACACGGCCAAGACCAGGAATCCGGTGTTCATGCTCGACGAGATCGACAAGATCGGCGCGGATTTCCGCGGCGATCCTTCGGCGGCTCTGCTCGAAGCGCTCGATCCCGAACAGAACAACGCTTTTTCCGATCACTATCTCGAGGTCCCGTTCGATCTCTCCGAAACTTTCTTCATCACCACGGCCAACATCCTCGACACCGTGCCGCCGGCGCTGCGCGACCGGCTGGAGGTGATCGAGTTCCCCGGTTACACCGAAGAAGAGAAATTGCGGATCGCCAAGGATCATCTCGTGCCCAAGACGCTCAAGGATAACGGCCTCGCGGCCAGGGATTGCCGGTTCGCCGACGCAGCGCTGCGCCGGATGATCAGCGGCTACACGCGCGAGGCCGGCGTGCGCGCGCTCGAACGCGCCATCGCCGCGGTCTGCCGGAAGATCGCGCGCGGCCTGGCCGAGCGCGGTCGCGCGGCGGCCAATAAAAAAGGCCGGATCATCGAAGCCGCTGAACTGGCGAAATTGCTCGGTCCGGAAAAATTCTCGCCGACGGCCACCGACGGCACCGCCGGCCGTCCGGGGATCGTGACCGGGCTCGCCTGGACCGAAGCCGGCGGCGACGTCCTGCAGATCGAGGCTGTGCGCGTGCCTGGCCAGGGCAAACTGACGCTCACCGGACATCTGGGACAGGTCATGCAGGAATCCGCCCAAACGGCTTTCTCATTCGCGCGCTCGGCGGCCACTAGCCTGGGAGCCAAGGCCGGGTTCGATAAGGAAGCCGATGTCCACATTCACGTGCCCGCCGGCGCCGTACCCAAGGATGGTCCCTCGGCCGGCGCGGCCATGGCGACAGCGCTGGTCTCGATGCTGACCGGCGCGCCGGTGCGCTCCGGTCTCGCGATGACCGGCGAAGTCACGCTTCACGGACGCGTCCTCGAGATCGGCGGCGTCAAGGAAAAGGTCCTGGCGGCGCATCGTTACGGCATCCGCACCGTGATCCTGCCGGCGGCCAACAAGAAAGATCTGGTTGATGTGCCGGCGGCGGTCCGGAAAGAGATCCGTTTCGTTTTCGCGGCGGACATGTCAGAAGTGCTCAAAGCGGCGCTGGAGCGGCCAGCGGTCGCGCCCGCGCGGCGTCCCAGCCAGGCCGAGGTGCGCCGCTCGCGCCGGAACAGCCGACGGCAGTAA
- a CDS encoding FtsW/RodA/SpoVE family cell cycle protein encodes MTKNKPDLVFLALAAGLVLFGLVVLTSASGPIAYQKFQDGYWYLRHQVLYGLLPGLALFLVTSNVDYRFWRRFSLQFFILGLILLLLVFLPGLSADWSSARSWINVAGLSFQPAEAAKLALLVFLAAWFERVGEAGARDWQQGTLPFLITLGLVAAPVLLQPDLGSLIIIVVAAAALFFAAGASWSHLFGLLAAAAVAFFALVKAVPYRAQRLTTFLHPELDPLGIGYHINQAYLAIGSGGLLGLGLGHSRQKYLYLPEVIGDSIFAVMAEELGFVLVIGFLILLMSFIWRGLRAARRAPDDFGRLLAVGIVAWIFFQSLFNIGSMLGLFPVTGLPLPFVSYGGTALMILLGAVGLLANIAAHGGDHARRWF; translated from the coding sequence ATGACCAAGAACAAGCCCGATCTCGTATTCTTGGCGCTGGCGGCCGGTTTGGTGCTCTTCGGGCTCGTGGTCCTCACCTCCGCTTCCGGCCCCATCGCTTATCAGAAATTTCAGGACGGCTACTGGTATCTCCGGCACCAGGTGCTTTACGGACTGCTGCCTGGGCTCGCGCTTTTTTTAGTGACCTCGAACGTGGATTATCGGTTCTGGCGCCGTTTCTCCCTGCAGTTCTTCATCCTCGGCCTGATCCTGCTGCTCCTGGTGTTCCTCCCCGGCCTGTCAGCCGACTGGAGTTCGGCGCGCAGCTGGATCAATGTCGCCGGGCTGTCCTTCCAGCCGGCGGAAGCGGCTAAACTCGCTCTGCTGGTCTTTTTGGCCGCCTGGTTCGAACGGGTCGGCGAGGCCGGCGCCCGCGACTGGCAGCAGGGGACGCTGCCGTTCCTCATCACCCTCGGACTCGTGGCCGCGCCTGTGCTCCTGCAGCCGGATCTCGGCAGCCTGATCATCATCGTGGTCGCCGCCGCCGCGCTGTTCTTCGCCGCCGGCGCCTCCTGGTCGCATCTTTTCGGCTTGCTCGCCGCCGCGGCTGTCGCTTTTTTCGCGCTGGTGAAAGCGGTGCCATATCGGGCTCAGCGCCTGACCACTTTCCTGCATCCGGAGCTCGATCCGCTGGGCATCGGTTATCACATCAATCAGGCTTATCTGGCGATCGGTTCCGGCGGCCTGTTGGGCCTGGGCTTGGGGCATTCGCGGCAAAAATATCTCTATCTGCCGGAGGTCATCGGCGACTCGATCTTCGCCGTCATGGCCGAGGAATTGGGGTTCGTTCTGGTCATCGGATTCCTGATCTTGCTCATGTCTTTCATCTGGCGCGGTCTGCGCGCAGCTCGGAGAGCGCCCGATGATTTCGGACGGCTGCTCGCGGTCGGCATCGTGGCCTGGATCTTTTTCCAGAGCCTGTTCAACATCGGTTCGATGCTCGGCTTGTTCCCGGTGACCGGCCTGCCGTTGCCGTTCGTGAGCTATGGCGGCACTGCGCTCATGATCCTGCTGGGCGCCGTCGGTCTCTTGGCCAATATCGCCGCTCACGGCGGCGACCACGCGCGTCGCTGGTTCTGA
- a CDS encoding UDP-N-acetylglucosamine--N-acetylmuramyl-(pentapeptide) pyrophosphoryl-undecaprenol N-acetylglucosamine transferase: protein MNDRKKIIFTGGGTLGSVTPLLAVAAVIRRADPRTDLVWIGTGSGPESRLVREAGMEFQAVSSGKFRRYLSGENFLDLFRILRGFGEAWILLGRLRAGVVVSAGGFVAVPVVWAAALRRIPVHIHQMDIGPGLANRLSAPFAASVSVALQKSLADFPRQHPVWTGNPVRPELFTGSAEEARRLFGLVAGVPTVLILGGGTGATGLNSLVRAAVPALTPACQIIHLTGKGKATGEVAADRYHEIEFLTGEIRHAYAVADLVVTRAGMGALTELAALGKPTIIVPMPASHQEDNAAFYGREAGVPVVDERQVGPDGFAAQILMLLRSRERLASIGQSLARLNDPAAAAKLADLILKLLRRRSGAFL, encoded by the coding sequence ATGAATGATCGCAAGAAGATAATTTTCACCGGCGGCGGGACCCTGGGTTCGGTGACGCCGCTCCTGGCGGTCGCCGCGGTCATCCGCCGCGCCGATCCCCGGACCGATCTCGTCTGGATCGGGACCGGGTCGGGTCCTGAGTCCCGGCTGGTCCGCGAAGCCGGCATGGAATTTCAGGCCGTGAGTTCCGGAAAATTCCGCCGCTACCTGTCCGGGGAGAATTTCCTTGATCTGTTCCGCATCCTGCGCGGCTTCGGCGAAGCCTGGATCCTGCTGGGCCGGTTGCGGGCTGGCGTCGTCGTGAGCGCCGGCGGCTTCGTCGCCGTGCCGGTCGTCTGGGCCGCGGCGTTGCGCCGGATCCCGGTTCACATCCATCAGATGGATATCGGCCCCGGCCTCGCCAACCGCTTGTCCGCGCCGTTCGCCGCTTCGGTCTCCGTGGCTCTGCAGAAGTCCCTGGCTGATTTTCCGCGCCAGCATCCGGTCTGGACCGGCAATCCCGTGCGGCCGGAGCTGTTCACCGGGTCGGCTGAGGAAGCGCGGCGCTTGTTCGGCCTCGTTGCCGGCGTGCCGACGGTGCTGATCCTCGGCGGCGGCACCGGAGCGACCGGACTCAACAGCCTGGTCCGCGCGGCCGTTCCGGCCCTGACGCCGGCCTGCCAGATCATTCATCTGACCGGCAAGGGCAAAGCGACCGGCGAAGTGGCTGCGGACCGCTACCATGAGATCGAGTTCCTCACGGGCGAGATCCGGCATGCTTACGCGGTCGCTGATCTCGTGGTCACGCGCGCCGGCATGGGCGCGCTCACGGAGCTGGCCGCGCTCGGCAAACCGACGATCATCGTGCCGATGCCGGCTTCGCATCAGGAAGACAACGCGGCTTTTTACGGGCGCGAGGCCGGTGTGCCGGTCGTTGATGAACGCCAGGTCGGTCCGGATGGTTTCGCCGCCCAGATCCTGATGCTTTTGCGCAGCCGGGAGCGGCTGGCCTCCATCGGCCAGAGCCTGGCTCGGCTGAATGATCCCGCCGCGGCCGCCAAGCTGGCCGATCTCATCCTGAAACTTCTGCGTCGGCGGTCTGGCGCTTTTTTATGA
- a CDS encoding diguanylate cyclase, whose amino-acid sequence MSPDPKLENKREALSAEEESEIAKFGGLTGYQEKLKLEAGLAGSQDKKRSLTDELSRIDQSQVGHGAEAGLAEALEEKRLELADAALAASISEKKLELFNAERDASGAFKFKRFGRETQDLFKRAEGQERAAIEQRENGEFALDASQERRRLLVVNMGELDRFNKEGGGHAAGDAALTETARTIERIVRDRLRDKPDHQADYTLLRYDANEFMVDFSDIDEQDFQEIMAEVNAAKPRVEGVAEAAPVAAVGLNFKDAVGLLNESQLAAGSERLDAGEDAARELVDLVKNMANHSLEKAKFAGRIQRLQTAAAEQGVEHAAKIFENYLKKGLSNVEGLKEDPAGAVTVESILKLSPERTRDLAEEAANIRIFEARRVNKVEQEIIQRRLKARADGRPKFEEAGEDETGEKQRIAKIPEGGDLKGLRRLAELKESADAAGEGKEAELLRLEYEVERTKSDASTGLQDRGVHYENLGQALKEGKDVSVVFVDMAFLKYFDQKGGTEIGDAATRLAAQIMEQAIEEAGVEGRAFRYGGDEYTLQIDGGMDEVAKVMKKIAELRDAKGRVPRGPRSQPEYAPTKLNFNTGSCDTAFMEQVFEDLATAGRLDKAELEDDPERLWNVKADLMTKIADMDIEQEKAVSRFKLLIGERRDPAYQADALFKSQVDARTDFSKKAIFAEQGGKDKLDAWVESGRSFEDLESEIRAYVDRQAETAHNVWDNKRELVDRMIEVHAKIRDLEQELGSVRQESSAKDAKIINLAARLEQANRERELLISTRGRMDEAYRDTGQKAA is encoded by the coding sequence ATGTCGCCAGATCCCAAGCTGGAAAATAAGCGCGAGGCCCTTTCGGCCGAAGAGGAGTCGGAGATTGCCAAGTTCGGCGGCCTGACCGGCTACCAGGAGAAGTTGAAGCTGGAAGCCGGCCTGGCCGGCTCGCAGGACAAGAAGCGGTCCCTGACCGACGAGTTGTCCCGGATCGATCAGTCGCAGGTCGGCCACGGCGCCGAAGCCGGGCTCGCGGAAGCGCTCGAAGAAAAGCGCCTGGAGCTCGCGGACGCCGCGCTTGCCGCCTCGATCAGCGAGAAAAAACTGGAACTGTTCAACGCCGAGCGCGACGCTTCGGGCGCTTTCAAGTTCAAGCGATTCGGCCGCGAGACGCAGGATCTGTTCAAGCGCGCGGAAGGCCAGGAACGGGCCGCGATCGAACAGCGCGAGAACGGCGAGTTCGCGCTGGACGCGAGCCAGGAGCGGCGCCGGTTGCTGGTCGTCAACATGGGCGAGCTCGACCGGTTCAATAAGGAAGGCGGCGGCCACGCGGCCGGCGACGCGGCGCTCACCGAGACCGCGCGGACGATCGAGAGGATCGTGCGGGACCGTTTGCGCGACAAGCCGGATCACCAGGCCGATTACACGCTCCTGCGCTACGACGCCAACGAGTTCATGGTCGATTTCAGCGACATCGACGAGCAGGATTTCCAGGAGATCATGGCCGAGGTCAACGCCGCCAAGCCGCGGGTGGAGGGCGTCGCCGAAGCGGCTCCGGTCGCCGCGGTCGGGCTGAATTTCAAGGACGCGGTCGGGCTGCTCAACGAATCGCAGCTGGCCGCCGGATCCGAACGCCTCGATGCCGGCGAGGACGCGGCGCGCGAGCTGGTGGATCTCGTGAAGAACATGGCGAACCATTCCCTGGAAAAGGCCAAGTTTGCCGGCCGCATTCAGCGTCTCCAGACGGCCGCGGCGGAACAGGGCGTCGAGCACGCCGCCAAGATCTTCGAGAATTATCTGAAAAAAGGCCTCAGCAACGTCGAGGGCCTGAAGGAGGATCCCGCCGGCGCTGTGACGGTCGAGAGCATTCTGAAATTATCCCCGGAGCGGACTAGGGATCTGGCCGAAGAAGCCGCCAACATCCGGATCTTCGAAGCGCGGCGGGTGAACAAAGTCGAGCAGGAGATCATCCAGCGCCGGTTGAAGGCCCGCGCCGATGGCCGGCCGAAATTCGAGGAGGCCGGCGAAGACGAGACCGGCGAGAAGCAGCGCATCGCGAAGATCCCGGAGGGCGGCGACCTGAAAGGTCTGCGCCGGTTGGCCGAACTCAAGGAGTCGGCTGACGCCGCCGGCGAAGGCAAAGAAGCGGAATTGCTCCGGTTGGAATACGAAGTCGAACGGACCAAGAGCGACGCGAGCACCGGGCTCCAGGATCGCGGCGTGCATTATGAAAATTTGGGCCAGGCGCTCAAGGAGGGCAAGGACGTCTCGGTCGTTTTCGTGGACATGGCCTTCCTCAAGTATTTCGATCAGAAAGGCGGCACGGAGATCGGCGACGCCGCCACGCGGCTGGCCGCGCAGATCATGGAGCAGGCGATCGAGGAGGCCGGCGTCGAAGGGCGCGCGTTCCGGTATGGCGGCGACGAATACACCCTGCAGATCGACGGGGGCATGGATGAGGTCGCCAAGGTCATGAAGAAGATCGCCGAGCTGCGCGATGCCAAGGGACGGGTGCCGCGCGGGCCGCGTTCCCAGCCCGAGTACGCCCCGACCAAACTCAACTTCAATACCGGCAGCTGCGACACGGCGTTCATGGAACAGGTTTTCGAGGATCTGGCGACCGCCGGCCGGTTGGATAAGGCCGAGCTCGAGGATGATCCGGAACGCTTGTGGAACGTCAAAGCCGATCTCATGACCAAGATCGCCGACATGGACATCGAACAGGAGAAAGCGGTCTCGCGGTTCAAGCTGCTGATCGGCGAGCGGCGCGATCCGGCTTATCAGGCCGATGCTCTTTTCAAGAGCCAGGTCGATGCCCGGACGGATTTTTCCAAGAAAGCGATCTTCGCCGAACAGGGCGGCAAGGACAAGTTGGACGCCTGGGTGGAGAGCGGCCGGAGTTTCGAGGATCTCGAATCTGAGATCCGCGCCTACGTCGACCGGCAGGCGGAAACGGCGCATAACGTCTGGGACAACAAGCGCGAACTGGTCGACCGGATGATCGAGGTCCACGCCAAGATCCGCGATCTGGAGCAGGAACTCGGGTCGGTCAGACAGGAATCGAGCGCCAAAGACGCCAAGATCATCAATTTGGCGGCGCGTCTGGAGCAGGCCAACCGGGAGCGGGAACTGCTGATCTCGACGCGCGGCCGGATGGACGAGGCTTACCGCGATACGGGCCAGAAAGCGGCTTGA